One genomic region from Phragmites australis chromosome 1, lpPhrAust1.1, whole genome shotgun sequence encodes:
- the LOC133918197 gene encoding uncharacterized protein LOC133918197, with product MQRVAYRRIADPQLELTRKMAAAGGGVSGDIPIFHAENLISNVKSINYSRTFLSIISGVVAGIWGFTGLMGFVLYFLVMMVASLGLLVKAKFSVHTYFDSWKRIMIEGVLGGLMSFVLFWTFAYDIVHIF from the exons ATGCAAAGAGTTGCATACCGCAGAATCGCAGATCCACAGCTCGAACTGACCAGgaagatggcggcggcgggcggaggGGTCTCCGGCGACATCCCGATCTTCCACGCGGAGAACCTCATCAGTAACGTCAAATCCATCAACTACAG CCGGACATTCTTGTCTATCATTAGTGGAGTTGTTGCTGGAATCTGGGGGTTTACAGGCTTGATGGGATTTGTGTTATACTTTCTTGTGATGATGGTTGCATCTCTCGGGCTTTTGGTGAAGGCCAAATTTTCGGTTCATACCTACTTTGACAGTTGGAAAAGGATTATGATTGAAGGAGTCCTTGGGGGCCTTATG TCCTTTGTGCTGTTTTGGAC ATTTGCCTATGATATTGTCCACATCTTCTGA